Proteins found in one Mucilaginibacter gracilis genomic segment:
- the rpoC gene encoding DNA-directed RNA polymerase subunit beta': MSYKKDNKIKSNFTTITISLASPESILERSSGEVLKPETINYRTYKPERDGLFCERIFGPVKDYECHCGKYKRIRYKGIVCDRCGVEVTEKKVRRERMGHINLVVPVAHIWYFRSLPNKIGYLLGLPTKKLDLIIYYERYVVIQAGIKETDGIQTMDFLTEEEYLDILDTLPKENQYLDDKDPQKFVAKMGAEALEELLKRLDLDQQSYDLRHQAANETSQQRKNEALKRLQVVEAFRDAKTRIENNPEWMIVKIVPVIPPELRPLVPLEGGRFATSDLNDLYRRVIIRNNRLKRLIEIKAPEVILRNEKRMLQEAVDSLFDNSRKVNAVKTEGNRALKSLSDILKGKQGRFRQNLLGKRVDYSARSVIVVGPSLKLHECGLPKDMAAELFKPFIIRKMIERGVVKTVKSAKKIVDRKDPLVWDILENVLKGHPVLLNRAPTLHRLGIQSFQPKLIEGKAIQLHPLTCTAFNADFDGDQMAVHVPLGNAAILEAQILMLASHNILNPANGTPITVPSQDMVLGLYYITKGRKTDEARVMKGQGLSFYSPEEVIIAYNEKKLDLHAFIKVKVNVKERDGSIVNKLTDTTVGRVLFNQHVPVEVGYINELLTKKSLRDIIGTVVKVTGMARAAQFLDDIKELGFQMAFRGGLSFNLKDLNIPAEKVTLIEQATKEVEEVMNNYNMGFITNNERYNQIIDVWTRINNRLTANVMEILSTDNQGFNSVYMMLDSGARGSKEQIRQLAGMRGLMAKPQKSGSGGEIIENPILSNFKEGLSVLEYFISTHGARKGLADTALKTADAGYLTRRLHDVAQDMIVGDTDCGTLRGIYTTALKDNEDIVEPLYDRILGRTTLHDVYDPLTNELLVSAGEDIEEEIARKIQNSPLEGIEIRSVLTCESKRGVCALCYGRNLASGKRVQMGEAVGVIAAQSIGEPGTQLTLRTFHVGGTASNIAAESQINAKFEGIIEFENVRTVAYQTEDGLVDVVLGRSGEFRIIEEGTNKVIVSNNIPYGSYLYAKDGSKIHKGDRICSWDPYNAVIISEFAGKAQFEAILDGITFREESDEQTGHREKVIIDTRDKTKNPVIQITEKGVVVKGYNIPVGAHIAVDEGEKIQTGQIIAKIPRSTGKTRDITGGLPRVTELFEARNPSNPAVVTEIDGVVTLGGVKRGNREMTIESKDGQIKKYLVPLSKHILVQDNDFVKAGMPLSDGSISPADILAIKGPAAVQEYLVNGIQEVYRLQGVKINDKHFEVIVHQMMQKVTIEDAGDTRFLEKEAVNSWDFMVENDDIFDKKVVVEPGDSNNLKAGQIVSVRKLRDENSILKRKDQKLVEVRDAIAATSSPMLQGITRASLGTKSFMSAASFQETTKVLNEAAIAGKIDRMLGLKENVIVGHLIPSGTGLRIYDNIRVGSKEEFDRLMASKTEEEVEA; this comes from the coding sequence ATGTCTTACAAAAAGGATAATAAAATCAAAAGTAACTTTACCACCATTACCATCAGTCTGGCCTCTCCGGAGTCTATACTGGAGCGGTCAAGTGGCGAAGTTTTAAAACCAGAAACCATCAACTACAGGACCTACAAGCCTGAACGCGATGGCTTATTCTGCGAGCGTATTTTCGGTCCGGTTAAAGATTATGAGTGCCATTGCGGTAAATACAAACGTATCCGTTATAAGGGTATCGTTTGCGATCGTTGCGGTGTTGAAGTAACCGAAAAGAAAGTACGTCGTGAGCGTATGGGACACATTAACCTGGTAGTTCCTGTTGCACACATCTGGTATTTCCGTTCATTGCCTAACAAAATCGGTTATTTACTGGGACTGCCTACTAAAAAACTCGATTTAATCATTTACTACGAAAGATACGTAGTAATACAAGCTGGTATTAAAGAAACTGATGGTATCCAAACTATGGATTTCCTTACAGAAGAAGAATACCTGGATATTTTAGATACCCTTCCTAAAGAAAACCAGTACCTTGACGACAAAGACCCTCAAAAGTTTGTTGCCAAAATGGGTGCCGAAGCTTTGGAAGAGTTATTGAAACGTCTTGACCTGGATCAGCAGTCTTACGATTTGCGCCACCAGGCCGCTAACGAAACTTCACAACAACGTAAAAACGAAGCCTTAAAACGTTTACAGGTTGTTGAAGCTTTCCGCGATGCTAAAACACGTATCGAAAACAACCCGGAATGGATGATCGTGAAAATCGTTCCTGTAATTCCGCCGGAATTACGTCCGTTGGTTCCATTGGAAGGTGGCCGTTTTGCTACTTCCGATTTGAACGATTTATATCGCCGTGTAATTATCCGTAACAATCGTTTAAAACGTTTGATCGAGATCAAAGCTCCCGAAGTAATTTTACGTAACGAAAAACGTATGTTGCAGGAAGCTGTCGACTCTTTATTTGATAACTCACGTAAAGTTAACGCTGTAAAAACCGAAGGTAACCGTGCTTTAAAATCTCTTTCAGACATCCTGAAAGGTAAACAAGGCCGTTTCCGTCAAAACTTATTAGGTAAACGTGTTGATTACTCGGCCCGTTCGGTAATTGTTGTAGGCCCAAGCCTTAAATTGCACGAATGCGGTTTACCTAAAGATATGGCTGCCGAATTATTTAAACCATTCATCATTCGTAAAATGATTGAGCGTGGTGTAGTAAAAACGGTAAAATCGGCCAAAAAAATTGTCGACCGTAAAGATCCCTTAGTTTGGGATATTTTGGAAAACGTATTGAAGGGACACCCGGTATTACTAAACCGTGCGCCTACGCTGCACAGGTTAGGTATCCAGTCGTTCCAGCCAAAACTAATTGAAGGTAAAGCTATCCAGTTGCACCCTTTAACCTGTACGGCCTTCAACGCGGATTTTGACGGTGACCAGATGGCAGTTCACGTACCGCTTGGTAACGCTGCAATTTTGGAAGCCCAAATATTGATGCTTGCTTCGCACAACATTTTGAACCCGGCTAATGGTACGCCAATTACTGTTCCTTCGCAGGATATGGTTTTGGGTCTGTATTACATTACAAAGGGCCGCAAAACTGATGAAGCCAGGGTGATGAAAGGCCAGGGCTTAAGCTTTTACTCTCCGGAAGAAGTTATTATAGCTTATAACGAGAAAAAGTTAGACCTGCACGCATTCATCAAAGTTAAAGTAAACGTTAAAGAGCGCGATGGCAGCATCGTAAATAAATTAACCGATACTACTGTTGGCCGTGTATTGTTTAACCAGCATGTACCGGTAGAAGTAGGTTACATTAACGAATTGCTGACCAAAAAGTCACTGCGTGATATTATCGGTACCGTAGTTAAGGTAACTGGTATGGCTCGCGCAGCTCAGTTTTTGGATGATATTAAAGAATTAGGTTTCCAAATGGCTTTCCGTGGTGGTTTGTCGTTTAACCTGAAAGATTTGAATATCCCTGCCGAAAAGGTAACCCTGATTGAACAGGCAACTAAAGAAGTTGAAGAGGTAATGAACAACTATAACATGGGTTTCATTACCAACAACGAGCGTTACAACCAAATTATTGACGTTTGGACACGTATTAACAACCGTTTAACTGCAAACGTGATGGAAATACTGTCTACCGATAATCAAGGTTTCAACTCGGTTTACATGATGCTTGATTCGGGTGCCCGTGGTTCTAAAGAACAGATCAGGCAGTTGGCCGGTATGCGTGGATTGATGGCGAAACCGCAAAAATCAGGTTCAGGTGGTGAGATTATCGAAAACCCTATCCTTTCAAACTTTAAAGAAGGTTTGTCGGTATTAGAATATTTTATCTCTACTCACGGTGCTCGTAAAGGTTTGGCGGATACGGCTTTGAAAACGGCTGATGCTGGTTACTTAACCCGTCGTTTACATGATGTGGCTCAGGATATGATCGTTGGCGATACCGATTGCGGTACCCTGCGCGGTATTTATACCACAGCGTTAAAAGATAACGAGGATATTGTTGAACCATTATACGACCGTATTTTAGGCCGTACCACATTACACGATGTTTACGATCCGTTAACCAACGAATTGCTGGTTTCTGCCGGTGAGGATATTGAAGAGGAAATAGCCCGTAAAATTCAAAACTCTCCTTTAGAGGGTATCGAAATACGCTCGGTATTAACCTGCGAAAGCAAACGTGGCGTATGCGCCTTATGTTATGGCCGTAACCTTGCAAGCGGTAAACGCGTGCAAATGGGCGAGGCTGTAGGTGTAATTGCCGCACAGTCTATCGGTGAGCCGGGTACGCAGTTAACCTTACGTACATTCCACGTGGGTGGTACCGCATCAAACATCGCGGCCGAATCTCAAATCAACGCTAAGTTTGAAGGTATCATTGAATTTGAAAACGTTCGTACAGTAGCTTATCAAACCGAAGACGGTTTGGTTGATGTGGTTCTTGGCCGTTCGGGCGAGTTCCGTATCATCGAAGAAGGTACAAACAAAGTTATCGTAAGTAATAACATTCCTTACGGTTCATACCTGTACGCTAAAGACGGCAGCAAAATTCACAAAGGCGACCGTATCTGTTCATGGGATCCGTACAATGCGGTAATTATCTCCGAATTTGCAGGTAAAGCACAGTTTGAAGCTATTTTAGACGGTATTACTTTCCGTGAAGAATCTGACGAGCAAACCGGTCACCGTGAAAAGGTAATTATCGATACCAGGGATAAAACAAAAAACCCTGTTATCCAGATAACCGAAAAAGGTGTGGTTGTTAAAGGATATAACATCCCGGTTGGCGCGCACATCGCGGTTGACGAGGGTGAGAAAATCCAAACCGGACAGATCATTGCTAAAATACCGCGTTCAACAGGTAAAACCCGAGATATTACAGGTGGTTTGCCACGTGTAACCGAATTGTTTGAAGCACGTAACCCATCTAACCCGGCCGTAGTGACCGAGATTGATGGTGTGGTAACTTTAGGCGGTGTGAAACGTGGTAACCGTGAAATGACCATCGAATCTAAAGACGGTCAGATCAAGAAATACTTGGTTCCATTGTCTAAACACATCCTGGTTCAGGATAACGACTTCGTGAAGGCCGGTATGCCACTTTCCGACGGATCTATCTCTCCGGCTGATATTTTGGCTATCAAAGGCCCCGCAGCCGTACAAGAATACCTGGTTAATGGTATACAAGAAGTTTACCGTTTGCAAGGTGTGAAAATCAATGATAAGCACTTTGAGGTGATTGTTCACCAGATGATGCAGAAGGTAACCATTGAAGATGCCGGCGATACCCGCTTCCTTGAAAAAGAAGCAGTTAACTCATGGGATTTCATGGTAGAAAACGACGATATTTTTGATAAGAAAGTTGTTGTTGAACCAGGCGATTCAAACAACCTGAAAGCTGGTCAAATCGTATCGGTAAGGAAACTCAGAGATGAGAACTCTATCCTGAAACGTAAAGATCAGAAACTGGTTGAGGTGAGAGATGCTATTGCTGCAACCTCAAGCCCGATGCTGCAAGGTATTACCCGTGCATCATTAGGTACCAAATCGTTTATGTCTGCCGCATCGTTCCAGGAAACCACCAAGGTACTTAACGAAGCCGCCATAGCCGGTAAGATTGACAGAATGCTTGGTTTGAAAGAAAACGTAATTGTTGGACACTTGATCCCATCCGGAACAGGTTTAAGAATATACGACAACATCCGTGTAGGTTCGAAAGAAGAATTCGACCGCCTGATGGCTTCCAAAACCGAAGAAGAAGTAGAAGCATAA
- a CDS encoding DUF3467 domain-containing protein, which translates to MTDQNENQINIELSEEIAEGIYSNLAIITHSNSEFVVDFIRLMPGVPKARVKSRIILTPEHAKRLLTALSDNIEKFEAINGRIKIQDDPTGFPMNFGGTVGQA; encoded by the coding sequence ATGACAGATCAAAATGAAAACCAGATCAATATTGAGTTATCGGAAGAGATCGCCGAAGGGATTTATTCAAACCTGGCCATCATCACCCATTCCAACTCCGAATTTGTGGTCGACTTTATCCGCCTCATGCCCGGCGTACCCAAAGCCCGCGTAAAATCGCGGATCATACTAACGCCCGAACACGCCAAAAGGCTATTAACCGCCCTAAGCGACAACATCGAAAAATTTGAAGCCATCAACGGGCGGATAAAAATACAAGATGACCCAACGGGCTTCCCAATGAATTTTGGTGGGACTGTAGGGCAGGCGTAA
- a CDS encoding polysaccharide biosynthesis/export family protein — MKRTPNYFFVLFLGLAILNSCVSGKKLSYFNNIVRDSVAPINLPDLANRIDKNDILQVNISSFDDVTTKIYGASAGNVTSTGSVMNGYLVGSKGTINLPLIGTIKAEGLTDDELADLIVSQLVSKKFAVDPVVTVKVLNYKVTILGEVNHPGVIPVLNERMTLPEALGLVGDLTPFGKRGTVLLIREKDGKRIFKRFSLNDSQLLDNEFFYLQNKDIIYVEPNNAKAALSDRTTQLLPIVLSALSLVVIIFSQIFKR; from the coding sequence ATGAAAAGAACACCTAACTATTTTTTTGTCCTTTTTTTAGGATTAGCAATATTGAATTCCTGTGTAAGCGGTAAGAAACTAAGTTATTTTAACAACATTGTTAGAGATAGTGTTGCTCCAATCAATCTTCCTGATCTTGCAAACAGGATAGATAAAAATGATATCTTGCAAGTAAATATTTCGAGTTTCGATGATGTGACAACAAAGATATATGGTGCATCTGCAGGCAATGTTACTAGTACCGGCAGTGTTATGAACGGATACCTGGTTGGTAGTAAAGGAACGATTAATTTACCTCTTATTGGCACTATAAAAGCTGAAGGGCTAACCGATGATGAACTTGCTGATTTAATTGTTAGTCAACTTGTGTCAAAGAAATTTGCAGTCGATCCGGTGGTAACGGTAAAAGTGCTTAATTATAAGGTAACCATTTTGGGTGAGGTAAACCACCCCGGTGTAATACCAGTTCTCAATGAGAGAATGACGCTCCCCGAGGCACTGGGTTTAGTGGGCGACCTAACTCCGTTTGGTAAGCGAGGTACAGTATTATTGATCAGAGAAAAAGATGGTAAGCGAATATTTAAAAGGTTTAGTTTAAATGACAGCCAATTATTGGATAATGAATTTTTTTATCTGCAAAACAAAGATATAATTTATGTTGAGCCAAATAATGCTAAAGCTGCGTTGTCAGATCGCACTACTCAATTATTGCCAATAGTATTAAGTGCACTGTCGTTGGTTGTTATTATTTTCTCACAGATCTTTAAAAGATAA
- a CDS encoding GumC family protein: MNSNIDQQDISGSLEREESSNFLKNITYRYVPYWPVFVLAMLLSVLASWIYLHYQTPIFEANASILLKDDKSNEQGSNILEALNISGSKKNVQNELEVLKSRTLMRQVVTEMGLYAQVYQKGNVRDIVTFPSSPVNFIALNPETIASSTIIPIKYLYREKLVVLNGVKYPLSVPVKTPYGIFRINPAPLDSNATTPLEKGNSTLYLKLSPVKSVARGFLGALSVSSNSKESSVITLKMTDPNPKRAEAVLNNLIRVYTKAGVNDKNAITTNTYGFVQDRLRIVTGELSKVENDIQFYKSKEGIVDMSEEGRLFLTSVQANDLKLSEIQIQLNVLDQVERYVVNKGDQPGTVPATLGISDPLLLQLIDKLYNAELELDRLRKTSGENSPSVQSIRNQIAQIKPSLQENLKTLRQNLIITKNRLQTESSKFNSLLKTIPGKERALLEISREQIIKSGIYSFLLQKREETALSLASTVADNRLIDQAESGTGPIKPIPFNIYLLGISVGIIASILFVLIREQYNKEVLFRAEIERTTSTPVLAEILFDESGDAVVVKDGKRTVIAEQFRALRTSLNYIGISQEKKCILMTSSISGEGKSFMAINLAATLTLTGKKVALLEFDLRKPKITQTLNLPKERGLTEYLAGLVSIEDIARPVNEIPNLSVFSAGAVPPNPTELILNGRLDVMIAQLKHDYDYVIIDSPPVGLVTDAKLLNTYSDACLYMVRHDHTPKVYLKMIDELHHNGDLTNMNIVFNGLKPRGVIGYGYGKGYGSGYGYGYGYGYGYGYGYGYGSYGGYTEDVPKRKSKKTFTSTLKKFFGQ, from the coding sequence ATGAATAGTAATATTGATCAACAAGATATATCCGGTTCTCTGGAAAGAGAGGAATCAAGTAATTTTTTAAAAAATATCACCTATCGGTATGTGCCCTATTGGCCGGTGTTTGTTTTAGCTATGCTTCTTTCTGTTCTTGCATCATGGATTTATCTCCATTATCAAACTCCTATTTTTGAAGCTAATGCGTCTATCTTATTAAAAGACGACAAATCTAACGAACAAGGGTCAAACATATTAGAAGCCTTAAATATATCGGGTTCAAAAAAGAATGTTCAAAACGAACTTGAAGTTTTGAAGTCGCGAACGCTTATGCGCCAGGTTGTGACTGAGATGGGGCTATATGCTCAGGTTTATCAAAAAGGTAATGTTCGGGATATCGTTACGTTCCCGTCAAGCCCCGTTAATTTTATAGCTCTAAACCCCGAAACAATAGCTAGCTCAACAATAATACCCATTAAGTATCTATATCGGGAAAAGTTAGTTGTATTAAACGGAGTAAAATATCCTCTTAGTGTGCCGGTTAAAACACCCTACGGTATTTTTCGAATAAATCCAGCGCCATTAGATTCTAACGCAACTACTCCGTTAGAGAAAGGGAATTCAACACTGTACCTTAAATTGAGCCCGGTTAAATCGGTAGCCAGGGGTTTTTTGGGTGCCTTAAGTGTTTCGTCTAATTCAAAAGAATCTTCGGTTATTACTTTGAAGATGACTGATCCAAACCCTAAGCGTGCTGAGGCAGTTCTAAATAATCTTATCCGGGTTTATACCAAGGCCGGCGTAAACGATAAAAACGCCATTACCACAAACACTTATGGCTTTGTTCAGGATCGATTACGCATAGTAACCGGCGAACTTTCTAAAGTGGAAAACGATATTCAGTTTTATAAGTCAAAAGAGGGTATTGTGGATATGTCCGAAGAAGGGAGATTGTTTTTAACCAGTGTACAGGCTAATGATCTTAAACTTTCTGAAATACAAATCCAATTAAATGTTCTCGACCAAGTTGAGAGGTACGTTGTAAATAAAGGCGATCAGCCAGGTACCGTTCCTGCTACCCTTGGCATTTCCGATCCTTTACTATTACAGTTAATTGATAAGTTATATAATGCGGAGTTAGAATTAGATCGCCTACGTAAAACTTCCGGTGAGAATTCTCCGTCAGTACAATCTATTCGTAATCAAATTGCGCAAATTAAACCCAGTTTGCAAGAGAATTTGAAAACACTTCGTCAAAATTTAATAATCACCAAAAATAGACTTCAAACCGAAAGCAGTAAATTTAACTCGCTTTTAAAAACAATACCAGGCAAGGAGCGTGCTTTATTAGAAATAAGCCGCGAACAAATTATTAAGAGTGGCATTTATTCATTCCTGTTACAAAAACGCGAGGAAACGGCATTGTCTTTAGCATCTACTGTGGCTGACAATCGTTTGATTGACCAAGCTGAAAGTGGAACCGGACCTATTAAGCCTATTCCATTCAATATCTATTTACTTGGAATATCTGTCGGGATAATAGCATCAATTCTTTTTGTGTTGATCAGAGAGCAATATAACAAAGAGGTTCTTTTTAGAGCCGAAATAGAGCGAACTACAAGTACCCCGGTGTTGGCTGAGATTTTATTTGATGAAAGCGGTGACGCTGTTGTTGTAAAAGATGGGAAGCGAACTGTTATTGCCGAACAATTTAGAGCATTGCGTACCTCTTTAAATTATATAGGAATCAGTCAGGAAAAGAAATGCATTTTAATGACATCGTCTATATCAGGTGAGGGAAAGAGTTTCATGGCTATAAATTTGGCTGCAACATTAACACTCACCGGTAAGAAAGTTGCTTTGCTCGAATTCGATTTACGTAAGCCTAAAATTACTCAAACTTTAAATTTACCTAAAGAAAGGGGTTTGACAGAATATTTAGCAGGGTTGGTAAGTATTGAAGATATTGCCCGGCCTGTAAATGAAATCCCTAACTTATCTGTATTTTCGGCTGGTGCAGTTCCTCCAAACCCTACAGAATTGATTCTCAACGGGCGATTGGATGTGATGATAGCCCAATTGAAACATGATTATGACTATGTTATTATCGATTCGCCGCCGGTTGGCCTTGTTACCGATGCTAAATTGTTAAATACTTACAGTGACGCTTGTTTATATATGGTACGTCACGATCACACACCTAAGGTTTACTTAAAGATGATCGATGAACTTCATCATAACGGCGACCTTACTAACATGAATATCGTGTTTAACGGCTTAAAACCGAGAGGTGTAATCGGCTATGGTTACGGTAAGGGCTATGGTTCAGGGTATGGCTATGGCTATGGTTACGGGTATGGTTACGGATATGGCTACGGGTATGGTAGTTACGGCGGCTACACCGAAGATGTACCTAAACGTAAGTCTAAAAAAACATTTACATCTACCTTAAAGAAATTCTTCGGTCAATAA
- a CDS encoding ferredoxin--NADP reductase — MITYTLKIEALRQETSDTVTICFKQPGLKKVKYRAGQYLTLIFRINGRRYIRPYSFSSSPGIDPFLEVTIKRVPGGVVSNHILDTVNVGDMVEVMPPMGDFVVDESTLNSESQIVIWGAGSGITPLYSIAKYALEVLKVPVTLVYGNRDFESVIFLKQIKALQEKFSDLFTVWHFHTQLVVEKEHPNVIQGRISSDKVLAVMNNMSSIEKSYHYICGPTGLKESVKSALKQLGVNDDFIFSEDFEIVKDEKDFENIITRSVTFHQNGQSTTVEVVKGKSILEAGLDTNIELPYSCQTGSCSVCKALITNGEVKQIGMKNRPADLKPNEFLLCCAHPLTNDVEIYV; from the coding sequence ATGATTACCTATACACTTAAAATTGAGGCCTTGCGTCAGGAAACTTCTGATACAGTTACCATCTGTTTTAAGCAGCCAGGTTTAAAAAAAGTAAAATATCGGGCCGGGCAATATTTAACGTTGATTTTTCGCATAAATGGAAGAAGATATATCCGCCCATATTCATTTTCGTCGTCGCCCGGTATTGATCCTTTTCTGGAGGTTACCATAAAGCGTGTTCCCGGCGGGGTTGTATCTAACCATATTTTAGATACTGTGAATGTAGGTGATATGGTTGAGGTGATGCCACCTATGGGCGATTTTGTTGTGGATGAAAGCACACTCAATTCCGAGAGCCAAATTGTTATATGGGGGGCTGGCAGTGGTATAACTCCTTTATATTCTATTGCCAAATACGCTTTAGAGGTGTTGAAAGTACCAGTAACGTTAGTTTATGGTAATAGAGATTTTGAATCAGTAATCTTTTTAAAACAAATTAAGGCACTTCAAGAAAAATTCTCTGATTTATTCACTGTTTGGCATTTTCATACGCAACTTGTTGTTGAAAAGGAGCATCCAAACGTTATTCAGGGTCGCATTAGTTCGGATAAGGTATTAGCCGTAATGAACAATATGAGCAGTATTGAAAAATCGTATCATTATATATGCGGCCCAACCGGGTTAAAAGAGTCCGTGAAAAGCGCTTTAAAGCAATTGGGCGTCAATGACGATTTTATCTTTTCTGAAGACTTTGAGATAGTTAAGGACGAGAAAGATTTCGAAAATATTATAACCCGGTCTGTTACTTTTCACCAAAATGGGCAGAGCACAACTGTTGAAGTTGTTAAAGGTAAAAGTATATTAGAGGCTGGCTTAGATACTAACATAGAGCTTCCTTATTCCTGCCAAACGGGCAGTTGTTCGGTTTGCAAAGCACTTATTACAAACGGGGAAGTAAAGCAAATCGGTATGAAAAACCGACCGGCGGATTTGAAGCCAAATGAGTTTTTACTTTGTTGCGCACACCCTTTAACTAACGATGTTGAAATTTACGTTTAA
- the rfbF gene encoding glucose-1-phosphate cytidylyltransferase — protein sequence MKVVLLAGGLGTRLSEETTLRPKPMVEIGGMPILWHIMKIYSSYGFNDFVVCLGYKGYVVKEYFANYFLHKSDVTINMSDNSIKVHDSQAEPWKITLVDTGNESMTGGRIKRIQPHIGNEPFLLTYGDGVGDVDIKKLVEFHQANGKYCTVTSVQPSGRFGALNLTENDIVHSFMEKPKGDGAWINGGFFVCEPSVFDYIEGDSTIWEKEPMEQIASEGQMVAFKHSGFWKPMDTLRDKQELENDWALGKAKWKNW from the coding sequence ATGAAAGTAGTATTATTAGCAGGTGGTCTTGGTACCCGGTTGTCTGAAGAAACCACCTTAAGACCCAAACCAATGGTTGAAATAGGTGGTATGCCAATTTTATGGCACATCATGAAAATATATTCGTCATATGGTTTTAATGATTTTGTTGTTTGCCTGGGATACAAAGGTTATGTGGTAAAGGAATATTTTGCTAATTATTTTCTACATAAATCGGATGTGACTATTAATATGAGCGACAATTCTATTAAGGTACATGATTCTCAGGCCGAACCCTGGAAGATCACTTTGGTGGATACCGGTAATGAATCAATGACAGGGGGGCGTATAAAAAGGATACAACCACATATTGGAAACGAGCCTTTCTTGCTAACATATGGCGATGGTGTAGGAGATGTAGATATAAAAAAACTGGTTGAATTTCATCAGGCTAACGGCAAATATTGTACAGTTACTTCGGTGCAGCCATCTGGGCGTTTCGGTGCTTTAAATTTAACCGAAAACGATATTGTGCATTCATTTATGGAAAAACCAAAAGGCGATGGTGCCTGGATAAATGGAGGTTTTTTTGTTTGTGAACCGTCGGTATTTGATTACATAGAAGGCGATAGTACCATTTGGGAAAAAGAGCCAATGGAACAAATTGCATCCGAAGGACAGATGGTTGCATTTAAACACTCCGGATTTTGGAAGCCGATGGACACGTTAAGAGATAAACAAGAATTAGAGAATGATTGGGCGCTGGGAAAAGCTAAATGGAAAAACTGGTAA
- the rfbG gene encoding CDP-glucose 4,6-dehydratase → MSFANSYNGKKVLLTGHTGFKGSWMAIWLKSLGAEVYGYALAPYSDMDNFVTCNLAAEIHHKEADVRDGESLKKYFNEVQPDIAFHLAAQPLVLLSYVDPVGTFESNLMGAVNFFEAVRATPSVKVAINITSDKCYDNQEWVWGYRENDPMGGKDPYSASKGCSELITNSYHHSFFSHGDTALIASGRAGNVIGGGDWAENRIVPDYYRAVKAGQKLMIRNPHATRPWQHVLEPLSGYLNLGAKLLNEGRKFTGGWNFGPEDTSNYSVKELIDKILLIDSTGGYETPELIQKPHEANLLKLDISKAVNYLHWHPALTFDETVEFTVNGYLDDLSGKDILEKRKAQIEKYTQKAFGKKIAWSQ, encoded by the coding sequence ATGAGTTTCGCAAATAGTTATAACGGAAAAAAAGTATTATTAACTGGTCATACAGGCTTTAAGGGATCTTGGATGGCCATTTGGCTCAAATCTCTTGGTGCCGAAGTTTATGGCTATGCCTTAGCTCCATATTCTGATATGGATAACTTTGTTACCTGTAATTTAGCAGCAGAAATCCATCATAAAGAAGCTGATGTTAGAGATGGTGAATCTCTAAAAAAATATTTTAATGAGGTTCAGCCCGATATTGCTTTTCACTTAGCCGCTCAACCACTGGTGTTGTTATCCTATGTTGATCCTGTTGGCACATTTGAGAGTAACTTAATGGGTGCTGTCAATTTTTTTGAGGCGGTAAGAGCCACACCTTCTGTTAAGGTGGCCATTAATATTACAAGCGATAAATGCTATGATAACCAGGAATGGGTGTGGGGATATCGTGAAAATGATCCAATGGGCGGTAAAGACCCATATAGCGCTTCAAAGGGATGTTCGGAGCTGATTACCAATTCTTACCATCATTCGTTCTTTAGTCATGGCGATACTGCTCTTATTGCGTCTGGCCGGGCCGGAAACGTAATTGGTGGCGGTGATTGGGCAGAAAACAGGATAGTTCCTGATTACTACAGGGCTGTTAAAGCCGGCCAAAAGTTAATGATCAGAAATCCGCATGCAACCCGCCCCTGGCAGCATGTATTAGAGCCATTAAGTGGTTATCTAAACCTGGGTGCCAAATTGTTAAATGAAGGCCGGAAGTTTACCGGCGGATGGAATTTTGGGCCTGAGGATACGTCAAACTATTCGGTTAAAGAGTTGATTGATAAAATTTTGCTGATTGATTCTACAGGAGGGTACGAAACGCCCGAACTTATTCAAAAGCCTCACGAAGCCAATTTGTTAAAACTTGATATCTCAAAAGCAGTTAATTATTTACACTGGCATCCCGCGTTAACATTTGACGAAACGGTTGAGTTTACAGTAAACGGATATCTGGATGACTTGTCGGGAAAGGATATTTTGGAGAAACGGAAAGCGCAAATAGAAAAATATACCCAAAAAGCATTTGGTAAAAAAATTGCCTGGTCACAATGA